From a region of the Procambarus clarkii isolate CNS0578487 chromosome 18, FALCON_Pclarkii_2.0, whole genome shotgun sequence genome:
- the LOC138365901 gene encoding serine/threonine-protein kinase fray2-like, giving the protein MNHVMSTVMESCDESSNESRDESRDKSRDESCDESRDESCDESHDEYRDESCDDLMMNPLMSPMKNHPMSTVLNHVMSLVMKPRDETRDESHDESCDESRDESRDKSHYDSRDESCDESRGESRDESHDESCDESCDESP; this is encoded by the coding sequence ATGAATCATGTGATGAGTACCGTGATGGAATCATGTGATGAGTCTTCTAACGAATCTCGTGATGAGTCCCGTGATAAATCACGTGATGAGTCTTGTGATGAATCCCGTGATGAATCATGTGATGAATCACATGATGAATACCGTGATGAATCATGTGATGATCTCATGATGAATCCCCTGATGAGTCCCATGAAGAATCACCCGATGAGTACTGTACTGAATCACGTGATGAGTCTTGTAATGAAACCACGCGATGAGACTCGTGATGAATCACATGATGAATCCTGTGATGAATCACGTGATGAGTCCCGTGATAAATCACATTATGATTCTCGTGATGAATCATGTGATGAGTCCCGGGGTGAATCCCGTGATGAGTCTCATGATGAATCATGTGATGAGTCTTGTGATGAATCCCCGTGA